Proteins from one Oenanthe melanoleuca isolate GR-GAL-2019-014 chromosome 1, OMel1.0, whole genome shotgun sequence genomic window:
- the RUBCNL gene encoding protein associated with UVRAG as autophagy enhancer, with the protein MSLHAVALASFSRTEVFQHPCSEKLNHESLKVAFTDSACSSNPSVRISCLAPTPQISVLSDDSSRPAVIGHAGSFGSYPGSAEAIKDILMSVLNASGLKPSLVLEQSTMQGAEHLDSDVEQWEESSAGDSHDDSDSDSANHSAACTQTDIRFTRPRACWNNTDCDSPKPSLDPFPCPRYTGGDPAASSLNGFSLSSMSPLKRDCFTQVTLTGGTVTSAVVHAGKESYTCPERDLAFTRLLSDSAVGKADLVKYPYAMKPASLSNSDSDSPSGLSQSEPVNPTGSTSPFNISAIPLNRSLQDVCMLPEDVEKENAHFFVADMIIASLEKMKCNILSQQQAESWGVEETSGSDGSYHTDSELSSYPGVKKSDSSVTSSDSGYEGCALLSVSSPVHLPSHHEVTRFRCHSDSEDEYVIIELEDLENLSVAHDKRSSFEPGSNSAEATAQELCRAFRKHWLQTDSAVQLSDCLSSSRQRSVLKEEIPRELESSVNLAEEIKIISKLRGSSGWSPPRSQIIFNIHPSVKRDAVVAAQNFICVGCGTPIESKYIRRLRYCDYLGKYFCDCCHSYAQSSIPARILSKWDFKKYYVCNFSKHLLDSIWQHPIFNVSSINKTLYTKSKEMDRVREVQEQLFHLKKLLKTCRFAESVLKEFEQVPSHLTEELHLFSLDDLVKIKRGQLLPLLKDILKSSTSHVDGCELCQAKGFICEFCQTADLLFPYQTAKCKRCPECRTCFHKACFKSGGCPKCLRISARRTLSEAPSLVPQ; encoded by the exons ATGTCTCTCCATGCAGTAGCGCTCGCCAGCTTCAGCAGAACAGAAGTCTTCCAGCACCCCTGCTCTGAGAAG TTAAACCACGAAAGCCTAAAGGTGGCGTTCACTGACTCAGCGTGTTCTTCAAATCCCTCAGTGAGGATTAGCTGCCTTGCTCCAACACCTCAAATCTCTGTTCTCTCAG ATGACTCTTCAAGGCCAGCAGTGATTGGGCATGCTGGAAGTTTTGGATCATACCCAGGCAGTGCTGAAGCTATCAAAGACATTCTCATGTCTGTTTTAAATGCTTCTGGTTTGAAGCCCTCTTTGGTGTTGGAGCAGAGCACaatgcagggagctgagcatcTGGACAGTGATGTGGAACAGTGGGAagaaagcagtgctggggacagccatgACGACAGTGACAGTGATTCTGCAAATCACAGCGCTGCCTGTACGCAGACAGACATTCGGTTTACAAGGCCCCGGGCATGCTGGAACAACACAGACTGTGATTCCCCCAAACCTTCCCTGGATCCTTTCCCTTGTCCCCGTTATACTGGTGGGgatcctgctgcttcctccttgAATGGTTTCAGTCTTTCAAGCATGTCCCCTCTGAAGCGTGACTGCTTTACCCAGGTGACGTTAACAGGAGGCACCGTCACATCTGCTGTTGTGCATGCTGGAAAAGAATCTTACACCTGCCCTGAAAGAGACTTGGCTTTCACAAGGTTGCTTTCAGATTCAGCTGTTGGTAAAGCAGATCTAGTGAAATACCCTTATGCCATGAAGCCTGCATCTCTCAGCAACAGTGACAGCGATTCTCCCAGTGGCCTTTCCCAGTCAGAGCCAGTCAATCCAACAG GCTCTACTTCTCCTTTCAATATAAGTGCAATACCCTTGAATCGTTCATTGCAGGATGTCTGCATGCTTCCAGAGGATGTGGAAAAG GAAAATGCACACTTTTTTGTCGCAGATATGATTATAGCATCActagaaaaaatgaaatgtaataTCCTAAGCCAGCAACAAGCAGAATCCTGGGGTGTGGAGGAAACAAGTGGATCAGATGGCAGCTATCACACTGACTCAGAATTATCTTCTTACCCTGGAGTGAAGAAGTCTGATTCTTCTGTTACCTCATCAGACAGTGGTTATGAAG gctgtgctttgctgtCTGTCAGCTCCCCAGTGCATCTACCATCACATCATGAGGTTACCAGATTTCGTTGCCACAGTGACTCAGAGGATGAATATGTAATTATTG AACTTGAAGACCTTGAAAATCTGTCGGTTGCCCATGATAAAAG ATCATCTTTTGAACCAGGCAGCAATTCTGCTGAAGCAACGGCCCAGGAGTTGTGCAGAGCTTTCAGAAAACACTGGTTGCAGACAGACTCTGCAGTTCAGCTGTCTGATTGCCTGAGCTCATCTAGGCAGAGA TCTGTGCTGAAAGAAGAGATTCCAAGAGAACTTGAATCCAGTGTGAATCTGGCTGAAGAAATAAAGATCATATCCAAGTTGAGAGGATCTTCTGGCTGGTCCCCACCAAGATCACAgattatatttaatattcatCCTTCAGTCAA GAGAGATGCAGTGGTGGCTGCTCAAAACTTTATATGTGTTGGTTGTGGAACCCCGATAGAAAGCA AATATATCAGGAGACTCCGCTATTGTGACTACCTGGGGAAGTACTTCTGTGACTGCTGCCACAGCTATGCCCAGTCTTCTATTCCTGCCAGAATACTTTCAAAGTGGGATTTCAAAAAATACTATGTGTGCAACTTCTCCAAACACCTACTGGACAGCATATGGCAGCACCCCATTTTCAATGTGTCATCTATTAACAAAACCCTCTACACGAAAAGTAAAGAAATGGACAGGGTCAGG GAGGTGCAAGAACagctttttcatttaaaaaagcttttgaagaCTTGCAGGTTTGCTGAAAG tGTACTGAAAGAATTTGAACAGGTCCCCAGCCATCTGACAGAGGAGCTGCATCTCTTCTCACTGGATGATCTGGTGAAGATCAAACGAGGGCAGTTACTGCCCCTTCTTAAAGATATTCTGAAGAGCTCTACCTCTCATGTAGATGGCTGTGAG CTCTGTCAAGCAAAGGGATTTATCTGTGAATTCTGTCAGACTGCAGACCTGCTTTTTCCATATCAGACTGCCAAATGTAAAAGGTGCCCAG AGTGCAGAACATGCTTTCACAAAGCATGCTTTAAGTCTGGAGGCTGCCCCAAATGTCTGCGGATCTCAGCTCGGAGAACTCTTTCAGAAGCTCCATCACTGGTGCCTCAGTGA